One Caldivirga sp. genomic region harbors:
- a CDS encoding UPF0147 family protein, protein MSSLASDEANEKIAQALYYLERIIHDMGIPRNIRRAASEAARILRNNQMSPGLRASTVVSLLDDALSDPNMPTYSRVLILQIIAVLEQVKDIVG, encoded by the coding sequence ATGTCATCACTGGCTAGTGATGAGGCTAATGAGAAGATAGCCCAAGCGCTCTACTACCTGGAGAGGATAATTCACGATATGGGTATACCGAGGAACATAAGGAGGGCTGCCAGTGAGGCTGCTAGGATTCTTAGGAATAATCAAATGAGCCCAGGTTTAAGGGCATCAACAGTCGTTAGCCTGCTTGATGATGCATTATCCGACCCAAATATGCCTACCTACAGTAGGGTTCTAATACTGCAGATTATTGCTGTTCTAGAACAAGTAAAGGATATTGTTGGTTAA
- a CDS encoding nicotinate phosphoribosyltransferase has protein sequence MERAFAVANEDEVIRGEVTDVYFVRTVDVLKAAGLDKVKVRAEFHVMNLPKDYEWAVYTGLSEVLELVKRAGLKVNVYSMPEGTVFQAKEPLMVIEGNYIDFAVYETPILGILRHYSSISSKAARVKYRAMNKQCLFFGARALHPVIQPMADKAAYMGGCDGVANVVGARFLGIPASGTMPHALMIVFKAIKKDHTLAWVWFDKVVSGNIPRIVLVDTFLDEREEALMAAKLLGDRLSGVRLDTPSSRRGNMRAIVEEVKWTLELAGYRNVKIIVSGGLDEETIGELSDLVDSFGVGTSIAFPPSVDISMDIVEYYDEESGKWVPLTKRGKIPGFKQVYRCSGFKDYVTPFYSTVKCPDGSEPEALIRKVYDESEGVLVNTKPSDVRDRVLAQLSELKKGNGSVYTYLIPSGG, from the coding sequence ATGGAGAGGGCCTTCGCCGTCGCTAATGAGGATGAGGTAATTAGAGGTGAGGTAACTGACGTTTACTTCGTTAGGACTGTTGATGTACTTAAGGCAGCTGGATTAGATAAAGTTAAGGTTAGGGCTGAGTTCCACGTAATGAATCTACCGAAGGATTATGAGTGGGCAGTCTACACCGGGTTAAGTGAGGTTCTTGAGTTAGTGAAGAGGGCTGGACTTAAGGTGAACGTATACTCAATGCCGGAGGGGACGGTGTTTCAGGCTAAGGAACCACTAATGGTTATTGAGGGTAACTACATTGACTTCGCAGTCTATGAAACACCAATATTAGGTATACTTAGGCATTACTCCTCAATATCTTCAAAGGCAGCTAGAGTAAAGTATAGGGCGATGAACAAGCAGTGCCTATTCTTTGGGGCAAGGGCGCTTCACCCAGTAATACAGCCGATGGCTGATAAGGCGGCTTACATGGGTGGATGCGATGGCGTCGCTAATGTCGTTGGAGCAAGGTTCCTTGGTATACCGGCGTCAGGCACTATGCCGCATGCATTAATGATAGTCTTCAAGGCTATTAAGAAGGACCACACTTTAGCGTGGGTTTGGTTTGATAAGGTGGTTTCAGGGAATATACCTAGAATAGTGTTGGTCGATACTTTCCTTGATGAGAGGGAAGAGGCCTTAATGGCCGCTAAGCTACTGGGTGATAGGTTAAGTGGCGTAAGGTTAGATACACCAAGCAGTAGGAGGGGGAACATGAGAGCCATAGTTGAGGAGGTTAAGTGGACCCTTGAACTAGCTGGGTATAGGAATGTCAAAATAATAGTGAGCGGTGGACTTGATGAGGAGACTATAGGTGAGTTAAGTGATTTAGTGGATTCCTTCGGGGTTGGAACATCAATAGCGTTTCCACCCAGTGTCGACATAAGTATGGACATTGTGGAGTACTATGATGAGGAGTCAGGTAAATGGGTACCACTCACTAAGAGGGGTAAGATACCTGGTTTTAAGCAGGTCTACAGGTGCAGTGGCTTCAAGGACTACGTTACCCCATTCTACTCTACAGTTAAATGCCCTGATGGTTCAGAGCCTGAGGCATTAATTAGGAAGGTTTATGATGAGTCAGAGGGTGTATTAGTTAACACTAAGCCAAGTGACGTCAGGGATCGTGTACTTGCGCAGTTGAGCGAATTAAAGAAGGGTAATGGTTCAGTGTACACGTACCTTATCCCATCAGGGGGCTAA